CCCTTTTAATGTCCTCAGTGTCGGATCCTCCACATCTCAGCCCTTCATACCGAGTGACCACAAGGGGGCAGCAAGGCTCCGAAAATGGGGGCCTTTCAAGGGTCGGTGAATCCCAGATTTTTGGAGTAGACTCCTCTTAGGACTCTCCAAACGCGCCATTCCCAGCTCCCAGCTAGTTTGGGTCTATTTGAGAGTCTGTGGAGGACATGATCACAATGGTGTTAGTGCTAATTCTGTAGTAGTCAAAGCGGCTaccgtttactgagcacttcctaTACGCCGGGCGCGTTACAACTacttcaaaatacttttattttctcctttctccctttaaTAACCGAGGGGTGCCGCTCCGTCCAGTGAGGTTCAGTGCTTGCCCAGGGTCGCACACTCCAAAACCCACGCAAACCCGTTCACCCCCTTCCTCAACATCTGCTCCCTAATCCAAACTCACGTCCGTTGAAATAACGTTCAACTTTATTCAGCAGGTTTGCTCAGCTCTCCCACCCCAGACAtcactccccagccctggcctccacAGGGGCCACGAGGCCCTCTCCCCCTCCGCTGCATGCGCTGGGAAGGGCCTTCGGGATCGTCTTGTCCCATCGCCCCAAGgttcagatgaagaaaccgagtTCCAGAGGGAGGGGCTTGCGCAAAGGCGCCCCGCGCCTCAGACTTCCCGGGAGCCGGCTCCCGAGTGGCCGCGGTCACACCTCGGACTCGCGCGGCGGGCCGCGGGCGCGCTGGCAGCCGTACAACCACTGGATGACGCGCGCGTTGCGCTCCACCACCGACACCCGCCGGGCGCCCGTCGCGCGCCGAGCCCGCTGCCtccgagccgccgccgccgcccgcgcagTCCGGGCCGCCCGGGGCCCCGTCGCTGGATGTCCAGTCACTGGCGTCCCCAGAGCCCGGTGGCGGGGAAGTTCCGGTCTGCGGGCTGCTGTCGGCGCCCCAGCTCTGCGGAGAGAAGCGCTCGGCGCCCAGCACCTCTACCAGCGCGCGCTCCAGGCCGCAGTAGTTGAAGAAGCGCTCCTTCTCCGACAGGGGCAGCGAGCACGTGGGGCACAGCGCCCGCTTTCCCCGCCGCTTCCGCGTCATCTTGAGGCGCAGCCCAAGCCCCAGGAACCGCGGGTCTCTCTGTGGGGCCGGGGCTGCTCGGGGCGGCGTCTCGGGGGGCGCCCAGGAAGAGGCGCCGCACCAGCCCCTGGCCCTTGGCGTTCTCCTTGTTCACTGAAGCCTTGCAGTCCCGCTTCTGGCGGTAGAAAATGAGGGAGTCCGGCCTCGGTAGCCTCCTGCCGCTGCCCCGGCGGGCGGGCCTGGGCGTCCTGGGCGATGCAGAGGGCCCCAGCTCATTGCAGGGGTGCGGGGTGAGCGGCCCGGGACCCCCGCGCAGGGCTGGCTCCTGTCGCCGCGCTATCACCTGGTGCGTCTTGACATACTTGGCTTTGTCGGCCTCCAGCCTCTCCACGGCGCTAGGTGTCCGTCCCCTGGAcggggtggagggagaggccaggagCATCTTAGCAGAGCTGGGCAGGATAGTGCCCCATAAGCCGCTGGAGGTATGTAGCCAGCCAAGGAGCCAGGTGCAATTGGCTTGCGCTCTGTGGGGActgcagggagagaggaatggTCAGAGAGAAGGTAGGAGATGTCCCTGGCCCTCTTCTGCAGGCATGCCTCTGTATGGGATCAGTCAGCCACCCCTCCCACATCCAAGTCCGCTGGTGCCATGTCCAGGGAGCAGAGGCTCAGGCCATCCCCTCTCCCATCCTTCAGAGACATGGGGAGGGCTCCTTGGCCACGCTGAAATATATGCCCCTTTGAGGGTGCCCCAGTCTGGCCACAGGGTCATGCAAGCAGACATCAGCAAGCAGGACACTTGGAAAAGGAAATAGGGCTGGTCCCGGCCCAATTCTCGAAAGTGGCCTGAACCGGAAAAAATACCTCTTCCCAACCCAGCAGCTTTGAGCCCAAGACAAGGAGGCTCCCAGCCACAGGCTGGCTCCAGCAGGGCCCACCCTTCCCGCCCCCAAACACCGAGGTCAAGGATATAACCACAGGGTAGAAGCCTCCAGTAATTGCAGCCAACTGCCCCGCCCAGGCCCAGCAGGGCCAtctgggaaggagagggaggtggtCCCCGGGCCATGTCAGCTAGCTACTGCCAGGCACTCTGTGCCCTCACCAAGGAGATTCCAGAAGGCCAAACTGTAAACATCACCTTGTCTAACCTCTGCATTTCCATttcatagaggaggaaactggccTAGAGAGGAGGGGCATGCACAGTCACACTGAGAGTTAGGGGCTTGCACTGGAACCCAGGTCTCTTGCCTTGCAGTCCAGAGCTAAGTTCAGACTGGATCACTCACTTGCCTATCAGAACTTCCCTCTGATATGTTGCTTCTATTCCTACTGCTCTAAAAACCAAGCAATTTCCGTTAGACATGGGCCTCTTGCCTCACTAAAAAGTGCCTCCCACTAATTCTTCCCAGTAACCTGCACTCCCAGAAATCTGCCCTCAGGGTCCTTGCCCCTTTTTCATCCTGAGACCTCTGACCCTTCACCTCCCTTCTGCTGGGGAAAAGGGTGAGGAGGGGTTGTAAATCAAGAGCTGACAGTTCTCTTGGCAGTAACAGAAGGGGCCACCCACgtgcctcccccctcccccatctcccgcTTCCTCCCAAGTTCTGGGGGCTGAAGGGACCTTGGATCTGGAGGCAACAAAGGACCCGAATTAGCCAGGGATGTGGGGAAGGGACCATGAGAGGCCTTGGGGCAGAGAccgccccccaaccccagcccacccccaaccccaccatcTAGTGTAAGTCTAGTCTAGCATAAGTACATCTAGTGTAAGTCTGCCCATAGGCAGTTGGGGACTGGGAACCCAGGCAGCAAGGAGAGCCTGGCAGtgttccctccctgcctcccagggactATACTAGGCAGTGGGTCAGGTTCCAAGGTCCCAGGAGTGCACTGTGTTTGACTTTATAAgtgccctctgtcccctcctccccagctctgaGCAGGGAGACTATAAAAAGTCCCTAAACACAAGAACCAAAATAGTCTACCGtccactgcctcctccctgccttctgGGCTGGCCTGGGTGCCCAGCCGCAGACGTCCCACCCTAGAAGCCTGGCAGCGGTCCTCAGCCTCACCACCCCTCTGCCCACCTTCTCCCAGTCCTGGAGTTAGTGGTCCCAGCGCTGCCCAAAGCTTCAGCTCTCTCGATGTGGGCTGTCTTCTAGGCTCAGTGGCTTGGCACCAACCTCCCTGCCCTTGGGCCCCtggtcccctcccaccccagctctgggCTTAGGATGCACTCACTTCTGCGTAGGGAGGCTGAATTGCAGGGGTCCCTGGGCAGGTCCAGACTGAGGGCAGGAGGGACAGCAGGGACTAGAAGTAACTTTGGTGGCAGCCAAACCTCACTCTCcacaggaaaagcagagagagcctccacccctcaccccccagaTTAACCCTTCCTGACCCAGAGTCTGGCCTCCGTTAACTCCTTCCTGATCACACTCTGTCAGCACTGAGGACCTATGAGCCAGGTCCAGCTCCTTTATTTTAAGATGGCCAAACAGGCCCTGCTGGGTTCAGTGATTTGCCAAGGAGGCACAGCGAGGTCGGGGCAGAGCCAGCACCCAAAAGGAGGGCTCCTGATCCTCAGGCTTCCTCCAAAGGTCTGGGGTGGGAGTGCTGCTCACGTGGGGTCAGCCCCTCCTCTGGGCCTGGCAGGTGCTCTGACCGTCTGAACGGGAAGACAGAGCAGGGTTCTAGTTGTCTTGCTTTTCTCTCTGTGGCAGGTTTAGACGCGTCCTGGTCTGTGTGTTGGGTGGTGTCGGGCCTGCTATCCCTAGGGGTAAGGCCAGGAATCTGTGGCCTAGGGTGCTGCAGATATGTGGGTGTGTCTGTCTCAGCAAGCCTTGGCATGAAGGTCACCCAGGAGCCCACTGGAGGTGCCTCTGCCCAAGGTCTTCTGATGGCAAATGGGATAGGCTGGGAAGAGGGTGGTGAGGAGCTGATTCTGGGGCCAAGCCTAGGTCCTTTGGCCCCCTTTCTCCTCTGCCCCTACTTGGGGACTCCTAGAGCTTCCAGAGTCTCTTCTGTAACACCTTGTGTCTGAGGTGAAGCCCTACCCCACAGGAgagctcccctctccccagcaggtAAACTCTCCAGCACCCAGAGTTCAAAGACCTGCCCCCTTTGCTGGCCActgtccccaggccctcccccaCTCTTCTAGCACTTGCTAATGTTTGTAAAGCATGTTCCCCTCTGTGTTCTCTGATCTCCTTTGACCCCTCAAGGGCCCTGACAGGGGCCCAGCAGTGATGACCAGCCATGCTCAATGGGGAAGGAAACAGCAGTAGAATGGGAGAGACAGGCCCAGGGCCCCGCTCCCCATCCgctcttcccacctcccaccgCAAGGCAGAAAGCCCAGGGCCCATCTCCTGGGAAAGGATTTTTATTACAAAGTTAAAAGGAGGGTTtgttttgggttattttttttttcctttctttttttgtctgtgatAGTTCCATGTTGTGTTGTTGCAGTtctttacaaaatgctttcagCTACATTGTTGCAATTAATCCCAGGACAATCTTTGGGGGGGcaggtttttttattttccctatttaCAGCCGAagagactgaagctcagagactTGAAAGGACTTATCTAAGCTCACACAATTAGGAATAACAGCTCATTTTTATTGAGAGATTACTATATATTAGGAGCTGTTCTAAGTACTTCATATGAGGATTaacatatttaatcctcaaaacaatccaaTGATAAGGCACTTTCATTCTAGTTTTGTAGATGAAGGTTGGGGGCACAGGCTTCAGCCCTGAGAGCTGGTCACGAAGGGGTTAAGCacggggaggctgggcagggcccagcTGGGATGCTGTCAATGGCAGGAAACCTGGCCTGCGAGGGGGGAGGATGGGGCTGCGGTGTCTGACTCTGCAGCAACCCCCTTCCCTTTGGTCTTATGGCAGCTTCCGGGTGTGGGGGACTGGTAGCCAGGGACCCTGCACAGCTCCCTTCCAGGGATCAAGGACAGATGCTGGGCTACAGAAAGAGGGGATTCAGGGTGCCAGGCAGGTGTgccctggggcagcccctggTCTGCTGGGGGTGTCTCAGTCCTCCACACAGGAGCCCTCAGTCAGAAGTGAGCCCACCTCCCCTCAGGGAGGGGAGacagcccagcagccccagcGCTGGGAGCTCCCAGTCAGAGGGGTTGGGGTGTGCAGTGCTGTCCCCAGGAATCTcagtggggaagaggggatggcTGGAGAGCCTGGCTCTCAGCAGCTCCCAGTCTGAGGGACAGGACCCTGTCCGAGGACGCCAGTGGGGAGAGTCCTGGCAGACACAGGCAGAGCAGGGTCACGGAGGGCAGGTCAGACTGGGTTGGCTTTCTGGGTAAGGGCCCCTGACAGAGCcagtgggggcgggggcagaggtCGAGAAGAGGTGGCTGCCTCAGCCACAGTCCCCATGAACCGGATCCTCTCTCTTTCTGCTCCTGGGTCCCCAGGGAGGGCCTGAAAGTGGCTCTTTCCGGCGCTAGAGCCAGGACCTCCGGCGAGGGGGGGAGGCCTGCGTCTGAGGGATGTTTCCTTCCTATTTCCGACCTCATTCCCAGATCACCTCGGATCGGGAATGGGCCTGAGTCAGAACTGGCTCCTTCCAGGAGGCGGTGGCGGGAGGATGGGGGAGCAGCTCCGGTCAGTGTCGGGAATGAGAATGAGCCGGGTCAGAGAGGCCCTTCGGATCCAGCCTCAGACCCCACACCCACGTTGTCCCAGAAGAGATGCCTGTCACCTCCCTCACCAGCCGCCTGCAGCTCCCAcacctcagccctgcctttgattccAATCCTAATCCTGGTCTAACGCACTGGCTGGGTGGCCTGGAACAAACACTTACCCTCCCTGGTTTCCTTCTGTGTCAAATGGGGCTGATGAGACCTAGCTCTCTGTGGTATGAGGACGGTGGCTGGGAAGTCACCTGGCACTTTGAGGTGCTCCGGAAATGCTAGATGCATCTGACCCCTCAGCTTTTTCCCCTCACCAACACCTTCCTGACACCTCTGGCCTAAATCTTTTCCCAACCCCGCAGTCTTCCTTGCAGCTGCTGGCAGCAAATCTCTGGGAACACCTGCGGCCACCGTGTCTGGGGCCAGCAGATGCCGTTTGTTCTCAGGCTCTCGGCCTGCTGGGTGGCAGACGCCAGGATCCACCGGGGATCGGGGATGAACAAAGTAGGGGGTGGCGACTTGTCCTGCCCAGGGTAGGGTGGGAAGCTTCAAAGAGGAGGGGTGTCTGAGCTGGGCCTGGAAGGGATTTTCGattgggttgggggtgggggagatgtcAGAGCAATAGGCTAAGAGCACGGCAGGGGCCAGGGGCTCAGCAAGGGCAGGAGGCTAGGGAAGGGGtcgcagagagggaggagggaggggaagaggggggaAGAGAAAGCTCAGGAGGGCTTAGAGGGAAGATGGGGTGCAGAGAAGGAAGGGGGTTCATAAGGAGATGGTTCAGTGAGATGATGGGAAAAGGTGGGTTCAGGGTGAGAAAAGGGGGGCAAGGGGGCTTACAGAAAAGGTAGGGACTCAgagaagggaggggctggggggactgAGGTTCCTTGAAAGGAAGAGAGTTGGGGGGGCCAGCGCCGGCGCCTGCCAGGCCCCCCGCAGGGATTAGAGCAGTTATCCTCTAATTCATGGCTTTCCGTTTCGGAAAGAATCTCGCAGCAACAATAGCCGGACCCTGCCTGGGAGGGGCGCGGGCTCTGGACAGAGCCAGGCTCTCAGTGCCCACTGCCCGGGACTCCCTgtgggggcgggcggggggacTGGGAAGGAAGATTCCATTAAACACTTTTGTTTGAGCAGTTACGTGTTGCTAGCGAACAGTGTGGACAGGATAGGATTTGTGCTCTCACAGAGTGTATAGCCTAATGGTGGAATGACAAACTAGCTACGAGTGTTTCCCACGTGCTAGGCACTAGCCAGGTTCTTCACACTCAGTGCCTCACTTACTTCTTACAAAACCCTACTCGAAGTGGCTGTtattattatctcagttttatagggaggaaacaggcacagagaggtgaagtaactcacccacagtcacacagcttgCAGACGGTAGAACAGGGATGGGAGCCTGGGCTTGTGACTGCCTGCCTCTGTTGTGCTCTCGCAGGGCTAGGGCACATCTGCTGTCACTACCTGCGGGGCCCTCCCTCCTGGCTTGCTCTGTCTGCCCCCTGGAACTAACTTCAAGTCCTTGGGACTGACGCAAGGCTGGGAGTGAGGGCAGCCCTAACTGCCTTCCTCGCTCCAATCCTTGTCGTCTATGCCTCGGCCACCACATCTTCAGCATCTCCCTCTCCACCTTCCACCACTGTCTTCAAGACAGAGCCTTTAGGTAGGGTGCAAGGAACAAAAACCATCCAAGCTAGACTAAGGAGAATAGGGAAAAGCATGGATGAAACAGCGTTTCTCATGGAATGGGCTGGCAAGAAATCTACCCTCCTACAAATATACCTTCATAATGACAACActgaaaacactgatttttttaagcagagaaggTTGGCAAAATATAATATGACTGAATTTAATTATTGAACATGTATGGGTATTTGTTAAAAGGCCAGCAATGTTGAGTAAGACAACAAAGATGCATAATtcacaaattatatctttattccataaaatttatttttcttgccttgaTTTCAGCAAAGTTACTAATTGTGTTGCTATAATCAAAAGTCTCAATTTGTATTCTACTGAGAGTAATTCCTAATTAGATAAcctctttttttcagtttttttttttaaacttcaatttGGAGAAACTTTGCTCTGCTGAGGTAGTAGCAActacaattgaaaataaaattcttaaagtaATACTTAAATTTAGAGATGAACAATGAATTATATATAACATGTTTAAACATTGAAATGGAGTGTATATGATAAATGATAATTAACAAAGAACATATtacaatatgttttaatatcacATCCTGTACACCCCTATCTCTTATGTCACAATTTTCACCATCTCATAAAGCAAACCTAGATTCAAAACAGTAAAGAATTGGCACCATGCTTCCTGAATATTATGCCTAGcctttatttccatatttatgagTTAAGATACATTGTTTATTTAATACTGCAGATTGTTCCTCAGCCATTCTATGcttcttttgaaaatacagtagtcctcccttatctgcaggggatatatttaaaaatccccAGCGGATGCTTGAAACCACAGCTAGTATCcaatcctatatatatatatatatatatatatatatatatatatatatatatacacatatatacatacattatgtttttttctatacatatgtaCCTAcggtaaagtttaatttataaattaggcacagtaagattaacaataataactaataataaaatagaaaaattataacagtatagtaataaaagttatgtaaatgtggtctctctccctctctcaaaatatttttcttttctttctttttttctttctttctttctttcttttttttttgagacaggttctcgctctgttgcctggactagagtgccttggtgttatcatagctcactgtagcttgaaactcctgggctcaagtgatcctcctgcctcagcctcccaagtagctgggactcaggcacataccaccatgccctgctaattttttattttttgtagagactggggtctcactgttgcccaggctggtcttgaactcctggtcttaagcgatcctctggccttagcctcccaaagtgctaggattacaggcgtgagccactgtgcccagcctcaaatTATCTTATGGTACAGTGCTCACACTTCTTCCTATGATGAAGAAGAAACAGAGCGGGATGATATATGATTTCATCACCCTACTCAGAAGAGCacccaatttaaaacttatgaattgtttatttctggaattttccatttaatattttcaaaccgTGGTTTGGTTTACCGTGGGTaattgaaaccacagaaagtgaaaatgCAGACAAGGGGGGACAACTGCACCATGCTACAACTGAAGCATAAAGTGAAGCAAGAAAATGGACACCAAGCACGgctgggaaaaatatttccttatgcACGAATTTATGGCATTCATGCTCTCTGAGGGGAAGGATTTGACAAGTTAATTAATGTGTCTTTtagggccaggcgaggtggctcacctctgtaatcctagcactctgggaggccaaggcagaggatcccttgaactcaggagttcaagaccagcctcagcaggagtgagaccctgtctctactaaactacaaaaattagctgggtgtggtggcgcatgcctgtagtcccagttactggggaggctgaggcaggaggatcacttgagcccaggagtctgaggttgctgtgagctaggctggtgccacagcactctagcccaggcaacacagtgagattctgtctcaaaaaaaagaagaattaatatgtcttttttcttacCTGAGTGCTTTGCCACTCAGTCTTCCTCACACTCCAAACAGTGTCTGTGTCCACTGTCAGTAGCAGCACAGTGCACAAGCTTTCATGGCATTCGGGTACAGTGGTCTTTTGTTTTGAGGACATAGGGCAAGAGATGTGGAGAAGCGTGTGTTTCCCTGGTCGAATGGAGTTAAAGCAGATGTCAAAGGCCACAGCTTACACTGTGCAGCATTGAGCGCTGGGTCCTGAGTGACAGAGGCCTATGGgtctttaataaattatttttttaggtgTTTTTGATATATGAAGTCCTTTAAAGGGCAGGGGTCCCTCTAGCCAATTCTAAGGGTGGCCCTGAGGCCAGGAGGGTGTTGTGTCACATTGAACATACCCAACCATGGGACCTACCCACACTTTTATACGGGAGAAGGGCAATTCCCAAAGGACGTGGGGTCGAGGGCTGTGCAGACACCCCCGAGGATGGGTGTCTGCAATACCACCATAGCATACAATACCTCAGTATTACAACTGGATTATAACTATTCCCTTCTGCACCAGCACTGTCGACTTCCCCATCCTTCTTAGCCCTGTGAGCATCTGTGTTTTTTGCCATTCAGCAATTCCTCATCTTTCCTCTGGTAACCTTACC
Above is a window of Lemur catta isolate mLemCat1 chromosome 3, mLemCat1.pri, whole genome shotgun sequence DNA encoding:
- the FAM110D gene encoding LOW QUALITY PROTEIN: protein FAM110D (The sequence of the model RefSeq protein was modified relative to this genomic sequence to represent the inferred CDS: deleted 2 bases in 2 codons), with the translated sequence MLLASPSTPSRGRTPSAVERLEADKAKYVKTHQVIARRQEPALRGGPGPLTPHPCNELGPSASPRTPRPARRGSGRRLPRPDSLIFYRQKRDCKASVNKENAKGQGLVRRLFLGAPRDAAPSSPGPTERPAVPGAWAAPQDDAEAAGKRALCPTCSLPLSEKERFFNYCGLERALVEVLGAERFSPQSWGADSSPQTGTSPPPGSGDASDWTSSDGAPGGPDCAGGGGGSEAAGSARDGRPAVSVVERNARVIQWLYGCQRARGPPRESEV